One segment of Hemibagrus wyckioides isolate EC202008001 linkage group LG05, SWU_Hwy_1.0, whole genome shotgun sequence DNA contains the following:
- the hes2.2 gene encoding transcription factor HES-2.2, translated as MTPALSFPPRGASTVAMRKEASELRKTLKPLMEKRRRARINDCLNQLKNLIVPLMGKDNCRYSKLEKADILELTVKFLADVPKTPTNDATESYREGYEACLQRVSALLPRTSLDRQTCARVHDFVQQSLRSSSPSCRTCSARTSTTAPSPVQHERLQSQKWIDITRREKRASVTPERSQDAPQAAAQPMWRPW; from the exons ATGACTCCGGCTTTGTCTTTCCCTCCTCGCGGTGCCAGCACGGTGGCCATGAGAAAAGAGGCCTCGGAGCTCCGAAAAACCTTAAAACCTCTGATGGAGAAGCGCAGACGAGCGCGCATCAACGACTGCCTGAACCAGCTGAAAAACCTCATCGTTCCTCTAATGGGAAAAGAT AACTGTCGCTACTCGAAGCTTGAGAAAGCAGACATCCTGGAACTGACGGTCAAATTCTTGGCTGATGTCCCTAAAACGCCGACAAATG ATGCTACAGAAAGCTACAGAGAAGGCTATGAAGCGTGCCTGCAGCGGGTCTCTGCGCTCCTCCCGCGCACGAGCCTCGACCGCCAAACCTGCGCGCGCGTGCATGACTTTGTCCAGCAGTCTCTGCGCTCGAGTTCTCCGTCCTGCCGCACGTGCAGCGCTCGCACCTCCACCACGGCGCCATCACCGGTCCAGCACGAGCGGCTTCAGAGCCAGAAATGGATCGACATCACCCGGAGAGAAAAGCGCGCGAGCGTCACTCCGGAGAGATCCCAGGATGCGCCCCAGGCTGCCGCTCAGCCCATGTGGAGACCATGGTAG
- the LOC131353048 gene encoding transcription factor HES-2-like, with product MTPNIITDSTYPFSSRMTVAQRKEANELRKTLKPLMEKRRRARINESLNKLKDLIVPLVGKDTSRYSKLEKADILEMTVRFLRELPSSPVKAQADSYREGYEACLQRVSALLPRTSLDHETCARVHDFIQQSKFSGSPACRTCSARTSSARSRIQHERQLSPKSNNVRPVENASITGPTSRRAHAAPQAATQTMWRPW from the exons ATGACTCCCAACATAATTACTGACTCCACATACCCATTCAGCTCCAGAATGACTGTGGCTCAAAGAAAAGAGGCAAACGAACTGAGAAAG ACTCTCAAGCCTCTAATGGAGAAAAGAAGGCGCGCGCGCATCAATGAGAGCCTGAACAAGTTAAAAGATTTGATAGTCCCTCTGGTTGGCAAAGAT ACTTCACGTTACTCAAAGCTGGAGAAAGCTGATATCTTGGAAATGACTGTCAGGTTTCTCAGAGAACTCCCGTCTTCACCAGTGAAAG CTCAAGCAGACAGTTACAGAGAGGGATATGAAGCGTGCCTACAGCGGGTCTCCGCGCTCCTCCCGCGCACGAGCCTCGACCATGAAACCTGCGCGCGCGTGCACGACTTCATCCAGCAGTCGAAGTTCTCGGGCTCGCCAGCTTGCCGCACGTGCAGCGCTCGAACCTCCAGCGCGCGCTCACGGATCCAGCACGAGCGACAACTTAGCCCGAAATCCAACAACGTCCGTCCAGTTGAAAACGCGAGCATCACTGGACCAACATCCAGAAGAGCTCATGCTGCGCCACAAGCCGCCACTCAGACCATGTGGAGACCGTGGTAG